From the genome of Solanum pennellii chromosome 6, SPENNV200:
TGGGCGAAAAATGCAGGAATTCAGAATATCAACAGTGAAGATGATTTCTACACTCATCCAGTTCTTAAAGATTATTACAAGAATCATGTTAAGAAAATAGTGACAAGGGTCAATACAATGACTAGAATAGCATACAGAGATGACTCTACAATAATGGCGTGGGAACTTATCAATGAGCCTCGCTGCAATGCTGATTATTCTGGAAAAATAGTTAACGTGAGTATGTGATGTTTTTGTATGCTAACTATGTAATGAGTCtcatgtttcattttttattttaactatgtgaatatgtgatgctTTTCGACAGGGATGGGTTCAAGAGATGGCAAGTTTTGTGAAATCACTAGACAAAAAACACTTGTTGGAGATCGGAATGGAAGGATTTTATGGCGATTCAGTGCCTGAAAAGAAGCAAGCTAATCCTGGTTTTCAAGTTGGAACAGATTTCATCAGTAGCCATCTTATTAAAGAGATTGATTTTGCTACTATACATGCATACACCGACCAATGGTAAACAGTACTAAATAGATCTCTATATTGTCTGTGCATATAACTTAAAACACgtaaaatataaaggaaaaccTTTTTTTGTTAACAGGCTGCCTGGACAAAGTGACGATGCACAAGCAACATTCATGCAAAGATGGATGATAAGTCACTGGCAAGATTCAAGAACCATATTAAAGAAGCCATTGGTTCTCGCTGAATTTGGAAAGTCAAGCAAAGATCCAGGATACAATCAGAATGCAAGAGACACATTCATGAGTTTAGTTTACAGAAATGTGTACAATTTTGCGAAAGCAGGAGGGACAATGGGAGGGAGCTTAGTATGGCAGCTAGTGGCACAAGGCATGGACAATTTTGATGATGGTTACTCAATAATCTTGGCACAAAATCCTTCAACTGCAGGGCTAATTTCAGGGCAATCTCATGCCATGACAACTTTGGCTCATTTGGTTAATGGCCCTAATTTGGGTCAGCTACATGGACATCATCCACTAGGTGTTGGACATCATCCATTAGGAATGGGACATCATCGTTTTGGTCGATGAGGTCTGATTTATATTTCGGAGTACTCCTATAGCCAATTTGTAAT
Proteins encoded in this window:
- the LOC107022404 gene encoding mannan endo-1,4-beta-mannosidase 5-like, which encodes MASFSRAICSFFALPCLLLLAIVTEARNIKNSKNVDFVRTRGAHFVLNGSPFLFNGFNSYWLMHVAAEPTERYKVSEVFKEASAAGLSVCRTWAFSDGGDAALQISPGVYDERVLQGLDFVVSEARKYGIRLILSFVNNYKDFGGRSQYAQWAKNAGIQNINSEDDFYTHPVLKDYYKNHVKKIVTRVNTMTRIAYRDDSTIMAWELINEPRCNADYSGKIVNGWVQEMASFVKSLDKKHLLEIGMEGFYGDSVPEKKQANPGFQVGTDFISSHLIKEIDFATIHAYTDQWLPGQSDDAQATFMQRWMISHWQDSRTILKKPLVLAEFGKSSKDPGYNQNARDTFMSLVYRNVYNFAKAGGTMGGSLVWQLVAQGMDNFDDGYSIILAQNPSTAGLISGQSHAMTTLAHLVNGPNLGQLHGHHPLGVGHHPLGMGHHRFGR